The segment GCAGGATGCCACCGGCCGCGCGACCGAGCGTTGCATTGCACTGGGCATCGGCATTGGCTCCGGCTACCTGTTCCCCACCACCTTCAAAAAAGAGGTGTGCAGCGATCTGACCGGGGAACGCGGCGTGCTGATGGGCGCCCTGGCTGGCATGATGCAGGCCCAGTATGATGTCCTGCGCTCCAATGGCCATTCGCCCAGCGAGTCCTTCAATGAGACCGTTGAGGAGTTGACCCAGAGCCTTATCCGCCTCGTGGACGAAAACGGGATGGACTGGATGTACCAGAACTGCTCGGTCACCGCCCAGCATGGTGCGTTGAAATGGCGCCCCATCTTCCACAAGGCCAATCTGCCGGTCTTCAAGAAACTCTATCAGTCGGTCAAGGTGGGTCAGGAAACCCGCGAAGTCCTCCGCGATTGCGGCGGCAAGGACTACCAGAAGTTCCTCGCCAAGAAACTGGCCGAGATCCACCAGTCGGAAATGTGGCAGGCGGGTGCCGCCGTGCGCGCATTGCGTCCGAAATTGGCAGCCAAGGCCATTGACAAGAACGTCAAGGGCGTGGGCGGCCGGTTGTCGAACTAACTGAACCTCATTCAGTTAAAAGGGCAGGACTTAATGGTCCTGCCCTTTTTATTTTCACCGTCTCACGTGCGTCTTACATCTCACGCCTTACGTCTTACCTCTTCTCACGGTCTCTTCCATCAGCGCCAAAGTCTCGCGTGCGGCCTTGTCCCAGGTGAAGGTTTTGACCCACTCCAGCCCATTCGCCCGCATCTGCGCGTACAAAGCGGGATCACTGAGCAACTGCTCCAGGCGCGCCTCCATGGCAGCCACATCGCCATGGGGCACCAGAAAGCCGGTCTTGCCGTCCTGTACGGCCTCATTCAAACCGGGCGAATCACTTGCCACCACCACGGTGCCGCAGGAATTGGCCTCAAGAACAGACAACCCCCAGCCTTCCTTGGGAGACGGGTAAATCAGGACATCCGCCTGCTGCATCAGCTGAATTTTGCGTTCATGCGAAATCCTGCCGGTAAACTCAACATTCTGTTCAACGCCTAAATCCCCTGTCAGCTTACGGAGTGGCTCAAGATAGTCCCCCGCGCCCACGATCTGGAAAAGGATATCGGGATAGCGGGATCTCAGCCTGACGACCGCCTCAATTCCCTGCTGGATGCCCTTGTACCGTTTGATCCGACCCACATAAATAAAAGTAGGCCTGACCCGGGGCGGCTTAACGGCCGGCGCGGGGTAGTCCGCATGCGTAAACCCGGGGTGAATCACCCGCGTCTGGTCCATGGGAATTCCCCGGGCCACCAAATCCACCTGGGTGCTCTTGGACAAAAGGGAGAACATGCACCGGCGATACGCCTTTGAGATCCCGCGCTCGAGCAAATACACATAGGAGGCGGGGAGGAAGGAAACCTCCTGGAAGACAGTACTGCCAAACAGATGCGGGACAATGGCCATAATCGGCGTTTTACGTTCAAACAGCGGCAGGTAAAAGGGGATTTTGTCAATGCCTTCAATGATCAGGTCGTACTGATTGGCCCGCAATTCAGTCCGGTAGACCCAAGGCGCCATGTAATTGAAGTAGGCTTGTCGCCCCCGCCGGATAATACGAATTCCGGCCTGGAGTTCTTCCGGGGCCCCGCCCTCAAAGCCATTGCAGAGATAGTCCACCCGATGCCCCAGCGCCACGATGCGACGGAAGACCTCATACAGCACAATTTCCGCCCCCCCCGCCAGGGGGTGCTTCATGTCACGGTATTCAATAAGGAGAATGTTCATGAGGGAGAATTCGGAATCCAGGATTCTGCTTTCATTTTCTCATGATCCCGGATGTTCGAGCGTCACCTTTTGCGCGCACAGCGGACAGGTTTTGGGATCAAAGGTCACGGGCTCCATCTGAAGCAGACTCACGGTGGGCGGCACGAAACGGGCTTTCCCGCCGCTCCGGTCCACGAGGACGGTCACCGCCACGACCTTACCCCCACGTCCCTCGATGATGTCGATGGTTTCCTGCACGCGCCCGCCACGGGTAATCACGTCCTCGGCCACCACGAAGGCCGCGCCTTTCGGGACCTCGAACCCGCGCCGCAACACCAAGGCGCCCTCGTGCTTCTCGGCAAAAATAGAGACCACCCCCAGCGTCTTGGCCACTTCATGCCCCACAAAGAGCCCGCCCATGGCCGGCGCGATCACGCCATCCACATGGAGCCCTGGATGTTCTTTCCGGAGTTTCTGTACGAGGGCCTCACACAACCGCGCCGCAATACGCGGCTGCTGCAGCACTTTGGCGCATTGAAAGAACTGGTCGCTATGCAATCCCGAGCGGAGCTCAAAGTGCCCCTTCAACAGGGCCTTGGTTTCGAGAAAGACGTTCAATACTTCATTGTCGGTCATAATGTCTCCTTTATTGACTTTTCCATCCCCTCACCCTAACCCTCTCCCTCAAGGGGAGAGGGAACAGAACTTCACCCTCTCCCCTTGAGGGAGAGGGCTGGGGTGAGGGGTTATTTCACCACGGCCCCTGAGGGGAACTCGCCATCCACCGTGATCAGTTTTAATTCTTTTCCGATACTGGCGGCCAATAGCATGCCATTGGATTCCACGCCGCGGATCGTGGCCGGTTTCAGGTTAGCCACCACCACGACGGTTTTCCCAATCAACGCGGCGGGCTCATAATGCAAGGCGATCCCCGCCACCAGCTGGCGTTTTTCGCCCCCCACCTCAATCTGGAGCTTCAATAACTTATCCGCCCCCGCGACTTTTTCTGCCTCTAAAATTTTGGCGGTTCGCAATTGAATCTTCTGAAAATCAGCATACTCCGCCAAGGCCACGCCAACGGGGGCCGGTACCGGCGACACGCCGGTTACTAAAACTGAGGCTTTCCCTGTAGCAACCGCCGTTACGGCGGCATCTTTAGAGGTAGGTACCGGCGCCACCACAGGCATAATCCGAGGGAAGAGCGACTGCATCTCACCTAAGCGGCTCCCCGGCTTTAACAAGCCCCATTCTTTAAGGGACCTGATATCTGGCACCGTTTCCTGAATGCCCAATAACACCCGCAATTCACTCATCTTGGCGGGCATGACCGGATACAATAATCCGCTGACGATCCGCAAGGTTTCCGCCGCCGTGTACAAAACCGTATGCAACGGACGCTTGTCCTCCTGCTTGGCCAACGTCCAAGGCTGCTTGATCTCGAGATAGCGGTTGGCCGCACGTACTACATTGGCTACGGCCGTCAGCCCCAGATCCAAACGCATATTGGCAATCGTGGTTTCCATCGTGCGGGCGGCATCCAGCGCGGCCGTCCGTAGCGTGAGTTCATCCTCGCCGCTCACATCGGGCTCCGGCAAAAGGCCCCCGGTATAGGTGCTGATCATCTTGATCAACCGGCTGAGCATATTACCCAGATCATTGGCCAGATCCGCATTATAACGGCGGATAAAAGCCTCCTCGGTGAAGCTGGCATCCTGTCCCAGGACCATCTCCGCCATCAGAAAATAGCGGAAGGCATCGACCCCGTATTTATCAACGAACTGCATGGGGTCAACGACATTCCCGGTCGTCTTGCTCATCTTGCTGTCCCCCATCAGCCACCATCCATGGGCGAACACCGCCTCGGGCAGCTCAACCCCCATGGCCTTGAGCATGATGGGCCAATAGACGGTATGCGTCGTCAGGATGTCCTTGCCGATCAGGTGATAGGAGGCCGGCCACCACTTCTTGAATTTCTCATCATCGGACAGATATCCCACGGCACTGATATAATTTGTCAGGGCGTCGCACCAGACATAGGCGACAAAATCCTTATCAAAAGGCAGTTCAATGCCCCAGCTCAGGCGGCTCTTCGGACGGGATACACACAGGTCATTCAACTTTTTGCGCAGGAATCCAAGGGTTTCGTTCCGCCTGAAATCAGGCTGAATGAACTTCGGATGATCCTGAATATACTGAATAAGCCACTCCTGATACTTGCTCATTCTTAGGAAATAGTTGGATTCACGAATCCGCTCGACGGGCCGTTTACAGTCGGGACAGGCGCCATTATCCAGATCTTTCTCCATGAAGAACCGTTCACAGGGCACGCAATACCAACCGTCATATTCCGCGCGGTAAATCTCATCCTTCTCGTATAGCTTCTGGAAGATTTCCTGAACCACCGTTTTATGCCGGGGCTCGGTGGTCCGGATAAAATCATCGTTTGTAATTTCAAGTTTTTTCCATAATTCCTGGAAGCGGACCACCGTGGTGTCCGCATGTTGCTGGGGAGTCACCCCGCCCTTTTCAGCCGCCTGTTGGACCTTCTGCCCATGCTCATCCGAGCCCGTCAGGAAAAAGGTGGGCACGCCCAGTAACCGGTGATAGCGGGCCAGAACATCAGCCAGGATCGTGGTATACGCATGCCCGATATGGGGCCGGTCATTCACGTAGTAAATCGGCGTCGTCACATAAAACTTATTAGTCTGCATAGCAATATCCTCTAGTTGTTTAAAATAACGGCTAAACCATCAAAAGCAAAGCCAAGAAAAGACTTCACCACTAATTTTGGAAATGAGGGAAAGCCAGAAAAATAAAACCGTTGCGGCATTTTTATCCCGCAATTGCGGGATAAAAATGCCGCAACATTCTTTTTTCTTAGCGTACTTTGCGGACTTCTGTTTAAACTCTTTTCTGAATTTCTCCCATTTCCCAAATTAGTGGTGAAGTCCCCTCTCTACATCAGGGAGACGGCGTCGACATCGATGACGACGGAGACACCATGGGGCCAATGGAATTCACGGGCTACCACTTTTAACGGGGTGGTAATGGCTTTAGTCGTTGGAGCCCGGAGCATGATCTGATGGCGGAACTGGCCTTTTGCCTTTTCCAAAGGAGCCGGGGATGGGCCGCTGACAATGACATCCGACGAGAGTAATGGCTGAAGCTGGGCGGTAAACTGTTCCGCCGCCTTCGTCACCTTGACCTGATCCAGTCCCTTGATGCCGACACAGACCAGATGGCCATAGGGCGGGTAGCCCAGCTCCCGCCGGAACTCATTTTCCTGATCACAAAAACCATCATAGTCCAACCGCCGCGCGGCCTGAATTGCCTGATGAAACGGAGTTGACGTCTGAACGATCACCTCTCCGGGAATCTCACCACGCCCGGCCCGCCCCGCCACCTGAGTCAACAGCTGAAAGGTACGTTCACTGGCCCTGAAATCAGGCATATGCAGGCTCATGTCGGCATTCAGCACCCCGATCAGCGTCACATTTGGAAAGTCCAACCCTTTGGCGATCATCTGCGTCCCGACCAGTATGTCAATTTTTCCGGTTTTGAATTCATTCAAAATCCGCCGATGCGAATCCTTGCCCCGCGTGGCATCCGCATCCATACGGGCAATTCTGGCGTGCGGGAACAGTTTGCCGACAGTTACCTCGACCCGCTGAGTGCCGATACCGGCAAACTTAAAAGCGGGATCCTGACAGCCCGGACACCGGTCGGGCACCCCCTGGATCGCCCCGCAAATGTGGCATTTGAGCGTCTCATCGTGCCGGTGATAGGTCATGGAAATGCTGCAGTCGTTACACTTGGCGACCAGCCCGCACTTCGGGCAAACCAGCGAGGAGGCATAGCCGCGACGATTCAGGAACAGTATGACCTGCTCGGCTTTGTCCAGCCGCTTGCGGACCGCATCCAGAAGGTCGCGGGAGAACACGGACAACCGTCCCGTCCGCTCCGCTTCCTGGCGCATATCCACCACCCGCATGTGGGGCATGGCGCGGTGGTCCACCCGATTCATCATTTCCACCAGATGATACTTGCCATTTTTCGCATTGGCGAAGGATTCAAGCGCTGGCGTGGCCGATCCAAGCAACACGGCGCATTTCTCAAAATGCCCGCGCATCACCGCCACATCGCGCGCATGATAACGAGGCATTTCCTCCTGCTTGTAGGTGTGCTCATGCTCCTCATCCACCACAATGAGCCCCAGATTGGCCACAGGCGCGAAAACGGCTGACCGTGCCCCCACCACGATCCGGGCAATCCCATCATGGATCCGGTGCCACTCATCATGCCGCTCGCCGGACGATAAGTGGCTATGAAGCACCGCGATCGTATCACCGAACCGTCCACGGAACCGCTCAATGGTTTGGGGGGTAAGCGAGATTTCCGGGACCAGGACAATGGCCCCCTTGCCTTGGCTGAGGGCATAATCAATCGCTTGGAGATAGACTTCCGTCTTGCCGCTGCCGGTTACGCCGTGGAGGAGGATGACGGAGGAGGATGAAGGGAGCGCCACACACGCCTTCTTCTCCCTCTCCCCTTGAGGGAGAGGGTTGGGGTGAGGGGTGCTACCCACTCGTGAAACTCCCCCTTTGTTCCGGGAATCCCCCTCACCTCGGTCCTCTCCCTCAAGGGGAGAGGAAGGTTTAGGGCTACCGCTCACCTTATCGATCGCCTGTTTCACCACCTCCAATGCTGCCGCCTGTCCCGTCATCAAGGCGAGTGGCTCAGTATGCAAAATCGTGTGGGTGGCAAACGGATCACGCTGGGCCGCCTGCTTATTGATGAGGACCAGCCCTTTTTTCTCAAGGGTACGAACCGTCGCGGCTTCGGCCCCTGAAAGCTTGACGAGGTCATGAAGGAACATCCCCCCCCGGGCACGGAGAAGCTCGAGCACGGCGACCTGTTTGGGGGATTTTAGGCGGACCGAAACGCTTGAAGAGACCCTCACCCCAGCCCTCTCCCCTGAAGGGAGAGGGAGTCCGCTCGCAGGCCCCCCTCTCCCTTCAGGGGAGAGGGCTGGGGTGAGGGTGTTGATTATGGATAGTTCCGATTTCGCCGGGACTAATTCCACAAACAACTGTTCCTTGAATTTTGCGCTTTGATTGCGTACGGCCCCCGGCAGCACCGCTTGCACGGCCAATTCAACGGGGGCGCAATAATAGTCCGCCATCCAGCGGGCAAGCTTCAGGAGGCTTTCCGCAATGTAGGGCTTCTCACCCACCACCGACTCAATCGCCTTGAGCTTGGGATGACCGGAAGAGTGGCTGAAACCGACGACATAGCCCTGGGTTTGCCTGGGGCCGAAGGAGAGATTGACCCTGGACCCGAGCCGA is part of the bacterium genome and harbors:
- the ilvC gene encoding ketol-acid reductoisomerase, whose protein sequence is MALITFGKEKENIVTRKEFSVAKARKVLAKETIAIIGYGVQGPAQALNLKDNGFKVIIGQAPEFKKDWDRACKDGWVPGKTLFDIPTAVKRATIIQLLVSDAAQRQVWPTIKANLKPGDALYFSHGFSIVYKDQTKVIPPKDVDVIMVAPKGSGLNVRRNFLSGAGINSSFAVEQDATGRATERCIALGIGIGSGYLFPTTFKKEVCSDLTGERGVLMGALAGMMQAQYDVLRSNGHSPSESFNETVEELTQSLIRLVDENGMDWMYQNCSVTAQHGALKWRPIFHKANLPVFKKLYQSVKVGQETREVLRDCGGKDYQKFLAKKLAEIHQSEMWQAGAAVRALRPKLAAKAIDKNVKGVGGRLSN
- a CDS encoding glycosyltransferase family 4 protein — translated: MNILLIEYRDMKHPLAGGAEIVLYEVFRRIVALGHRVDYLCNGFEGGAPEELQAGIRIIRRGRQAYFNYMAPWVYRTELRANQYDLIIEGIDKIPFYLPLFERKTPIMAIVPHLFGSTVFQEVSFLPASYVYLLERGISKAYRRCMFSLLSKSTQVDLVARGIPMDQTRVIHPGFTHADYPAPAVKPPRVRPTFIYVGRIKRYKGIQQGIEAVVRLRSRYPDILFQIVGAGDYLEPLRKLTGDLGVEQNVEFTGRISHERKIQLMQQADVLIYPSPKEGWGLSVLEANSCGTVVVASDSPGLNEAVQDGKTGFLVPHGDVAAMEARLEQLLSDPALYAQMRANGLEWVKTFTWDKAARETLALMEETVRRGKT
- the pyrE gene encoding orotate phosphoribosyltransferase — translated: MTDNEVLNVFLETKALLKGHFELRSGLHSDQFFQCAKVLQQPRIAARLCEALVQKLRKEHPGLHVDGVIAPAMGGLFVGHEVAKTLGVVSIFAEKHEGALVLRRGFEVPKGAAFVVAEDVITRGGRVQETIDIIEGRGGKVVAVTVLVDRSGGKARFVPPTVSLLQMEPVTFDPKTCPLCAQKVTLEHPGS
- the priA gene encoding primosomal protein N'; protein product: MIAKIVVDVAVDKEFDYLIPDSLTAQVRLGSRVNLSFGPRQTQGYVVGFSHSSGHPKLKAIESVVGEKPYIAESLLKLARWMADYYCAPVELAVQAVLPGAVRNQSAKFKEQLFVELVPAKSELSIINTLTPALSPEGRGGPASGLPLPSGERAGVRVSSSVSVRLKSPKQVAVLELLRARGGMFLHDLVKLSGAEAATVRTLEKKGLVLINKQAAQRDPFATHTILHTEPLALMTGQAAALEVVKQAIDKVSGSPKPSSPLEGEDRGEGDSRNKGGVSRVGSTPHPNPLPQGEREKKACVALPSSSSVILLHGVTGSGKTEVYLQAIDYALSQGKGAIVLVPEISLTPQTIERFRGRFGDTIAVLHSHLSSGERHDEWHRIHDGIARIVVGARSAVFAPVANLGLIVVDEEHEHTYKQEEMPRYHARDVAVMRGHFEKCAVLLGSATPALESFANAKNGKYHLVEMMNRVDHRAMPHMRVVDMRQEAERTGRLSVFSRDLLDAVRKRLDKAEQVILFLNRRGYASSLVCPKCGLVAKCNDCSISMTYHRHDETLKCHICGAIQGVPDRCPGCQDPAFKFAGIGTQRVEVTVGKLFPHARIARMDADATRGKDSHRRILNEFKTGKIDILVGTQMIAKGLDFPNVTLIGVLNADMSLHMPDFRASERTFQLLTQVAGRAGRGEIPGEVIVQTSTPFHQAIQAARRLDYDGFCDQENEFRRELGYPPYGHLVCVGIKGLDQVKVTKAAEQFTAQLQPLLSSDVIVSGPSPAPLEKAKGQFRHQIMLRAPTTKAITTPLKVVAREFHWPHGVSVVIDVDAVSLM